The DNA region ggacaccttccactagactaggttgctcaaggccttatccaacctggccttgaacacctccagggagggggcatccacaacctctacagacaacctgttctagtgcctcaccaccctcactgtcaagaatttctttcttatAGTCTAAatctagagtcatagaattggtcagggttggaagggaccacaaggatcatctagttccaacccccctgccatgggcagggacaccctaccctagatcaggctggccagagccccatccagcttggccttaaacacctcaaccacctccctgggtaacccattccaggctctcaccactctcatggtgaagaacttcctcctcacatccatcctgaacctacccatctccagttttgctccattccccccagtcctgtcacaacctgatagcctaaaaagtccctccccagattttttgtaggcccccttcagatactgaaagtccacaagaaggtcacctcggagcctcctcttctccagactgaacagccccaactctttcagtctgtcctgataggagagctgctccagccctctgatcatcccactggcccttctctggacacgctccagcacatccacatccttcttgtaatggaggctccagactggatgcagtactccaggtgggatctcagcagagcagagtagagggggagaatcacctccctcaaccttctggccacacttctcctgatgcagtctgggatctggttggccctctgggctgcaagtgcacactgcccTCCCCAAGTCTCAAtgcattccctctcatcctatcacaagaagcctttgtaaaaattccctcctcagctttctcgtagggtcctttcaggtactggaaggcaactataaggtcaccccagagccttctcttttccagtctgCCAATGGTAACTGTTCTCTTACCTTTGGATCACCCTGAAAGATGACCTGTCCCATGAAATCTGTGTAGAACACAGCTTCAGCAATGATGGAGAACCAAGTTAAGAGGTGAcagacacacagcctcagcagctcctttggCATCTTTAGCATCGACAGCCACAAGAGTCTGACAGTAGTTTCAGTTTCCCCTTCTTCGCTCTCAGTGTCTCCACTTGAATTTGTGGTGCCACTCTGGTTCCTGTGTCTGTACCTCTGTCGCTGCCGCTTCTGCATGTCATAGATGTCATTCATGCTGCGTGAGGACTTGATCAAGACGATGGCATTAGCCCGGCGAAAGCGGTAGCGGTGAGAGCCTATTTTGCCGTAGTAGGAGAAGGTGTAGGAGGGCTGACGGTAGAACATGTGCCTCCGCCTCCGCATGGAGTTTGAAGTACTGGATTGTTTCATGCCTATTGTAGCATGTCCATTGAGGAACTCTTTTGGTAGGGACCCATTCAGGTTTGGGACTTTGTCCTCATTTAAGCGGTTATCAAGCaacatttcttcctctttctcattGTCCCTGAGGAAAGCAGACAGGTGGTTGAgtttggacttcatgatctcttGGCTTGTGTTGTGGGGAGTGTTTGGATATGAAGCATCCTGAAAAATGGAAGGTTCAATGTCATGCAGAAAAAGCAGCTCTGATTCAATTTCCAGCGTAGCATCAGGCATGTGTAGAACTGAGTCACTCTTACTTCTTACAATGTTCACCTCAAGGAACTCCATATTGAGGTCATGCTCTGACTGAACATCGTCATGGAACATAGAGGCTCCATAAGGCTCTTCCTCACTAATTACATTCAATCGATTCAGAGGAGGGAGGCTACCACTGAATTTGACACTAGAAAGTGTGTCATCTCCATCATCAGTCCTGTCCTGCTGAGGGTTATATTGCTCTTCTTCAATGCTAAAAAGGTGGAGAGCGACGGAGACAGAGAAAATAATGGctgcaaagaagaaaaggacttgcTCTTGAGATTTAAAAATACCACCCAAGAAGGTCTGcgtccagtccagccctcccAACATATAACCGATGGCTCCTCCAAGACctgtggaagagaaaaaaaaaggagaaatcaGTTAATGAAAAATCAATTCAGTCACAACTTGCTCACCAGAAATAGCTGACAGCTGCCAAAAACATACTGACTAACTACCCACCAGCTGAAAATGCATGAATGTTAAGGGCCATGTCTTGCTCTTCACTGTCCACCACATCCAACAAGTAGGCCCGAATTGGCCCTTCTGTTGCATCAGCGCAGAAGTCCAACACCACTACACCAAGCACTGTGAGGACTATACCAATGGGCTGCTTGTCCGGGACATCGCCGATAGCCAGGCCTGaggaaaaacagaaaaggaatcTCAGCTTGTCAGTTCAAACAGCAGAACGACAGAACTACAAAGAGCAAGGTTAAGCCTCCTAAGAGGAAGGTGGCTGATGCACTTATCGGAAACATTCCTTTACAGAATAAAATGCCAACTTCAACTCTGGCACGGTTTCATACGTGGTCTGGGCCAAGGATTATGTTTCTGCATTTGTAGACTGATGTTTATTTTTCAGTATGTTATTTTTAAAGTTGCTCTCAATTTGGATATTATTTCATGTTCCTTGTATGCATTTTCCTTCAAACCCTGAAGGTGGCTTTTCAAAGGATAGCCTTGGTGGGTAAAATGAGCACCCAAAACCAAAATGCCATACTTCATCTGTCAGTTACAAACACAGGTaactgagctgctggcagcattcCTGACACGGAGCCTGACATGCAATTTGTTGTAACCCCTTCACctctctctttgctttccttcaACATTTGCATTTTCTAGATCACTGTCATAAGCAAAACTTTAAAGGATGAAGCAACATGAAGGTATTTTGCATTGTGAAAAGTCAGCTTCTGGTGGTAGCCTGGCATGAAATGCTCTTTTTGTCTACAGAGTAGGAAGGCAGCATTTAGTTTAAAGCTGGAGAATTTGTCATGAAACAAACCACTGACAAAAGCGTGAATTACTTAATTCAGAAGTTACACATGCAAGACTCTGATAAAACCAACAGTGTTAACAGAGGAAAATGACTACAGAAAGAGATGAACTAAGCCACCAAAACTCATCTAAATCTCAACTGTGATGATTCATGCATATTCAGTCCTCATTTCTATCAACCCTCTAAAAGCTAAAGAGGTTTATTTATATGCGCTCCATGCTCAGTAGAGCCTTGCAGCAGAAAACACCAACTTTAGATTTGTTAGAGCCAGCAGAACAGTGTGTGGAGCGAAGAGAACAAGAGCTGAACAAGATCCAtacactgctgctctcctggcacATGGGTGCATTACGGTGAGGGTCACCCAGCCTCTTTTTCAGCTTGCTCTTTCGCTCCTTGTTTTACCTCCCTGTGACTGTTATTGCCAGAAGCCAGGTTATGAAAAAGGGTACAATACAATGACCACTTCATTTCTGCACCATCTCCTGTAGCCCCAAATCGAAATCAGGATTGCAAGTATCTGGTGACTAAGAGTAGGAATAACTCAGTTAAAGAAAGACCAATACTGCTTTATCATATTGTGTGCTTGCTTTAAGTGGTAGCTCAATAGCTGTCTGAAATTGAACATTTGTGTCAAATCTCTGGCATCTAGTATGGAACAGCTCTCACTTCAGTTCACTCCAGACTTGCTTTCACACTGTGTAGCAACAACCTCTGTGTTTTAAAGAAGTTTAATTGCACAGAAGTACCACTGGAGTATCTGGAAGGCACAGGTTTTCTACAAAACGATGGAACAGAATTTATTAACTGTGCCACAAAGAATGAATGAAAAATCGAAGACAATATTTTGGGCTGACATATAAGAAGTTGAGACACTTCAAAGTAAGTCTATAAACTGTGCCACTATCAATGGCTACTAAGctacttgagctctgtggtaaagggttggacttgatgatctgtgaggtctcttccaaccctgatgatactgtgatactgtgtgatactgtaagcTAAACTACTGTGTGGCAGTAAGAGCTTCCTAGCCATTAACATCTTGTATGCATCTGAACAAGAAGGAATAATTGTTGAAGACAGAACAATAAAGTGCAATTGATACCATATGATGGCAATTCAAGTAATATTTACTGCTTAGGTAAACTGAGAAAGCATAAGCTAAATGTCGTTCATCTGAACAGACTGTtcactgcagcttgcagaaaaCTGAAAACCATAATGTGGCATCCCAGTTGGGCTTTACAAAGCCAACATGTTGAGCCAAGGTAGCCTTCCACTCACTTCCCTCAATTAGTAAAACTCGCTCACAATAGAGCTGCATCTAACCCTAAAAAGAGAGAGCCAAGAGGGTATTATTAGGTGCTTAGTTCCTTTCATTTGCATCAGTCCAACCATGATGTAAACATTTCCCCAAACATAGTTTCTGTCACCTCTCCTACACTACATTCACAAAGAGATTGTAGATTAAGTTCTGTAGTAAACTATGTTGAAGGGAAACTATTTTTACAGCTTTGATAGGGGCTCAGGAAAAATTATTTTCCCACATAGCTTTTGATAAACAAATATTAACTGTGTTCTGGACTTTTTCAATACTAGGTCTAAGAAAAGCACAAGAAAAAGTGAAAAGATAATTTTTGAAATAATGCTGGAAACAGGATGTGTTGCCAGATACGCATTAAAGGGAAAACGGATCACAACAGGAAACATTTCCCTGTGAACAGGTTGCTACAATTTTCCCATGTCAAAGATTGACCAAATTCGTCTCTGTGACTGCAAACATTATGCTGGCAACCATTGTATTAACAACACCGTGTGAGCATTGCACAATACTCAGCACAGCACCGTAACTGTCAAGCACGAATGAAAACATGCATGATGTTCAGTGGGAGTGCGGTGCTGCACAGAGTTACATCTACTGCCCAGCGTTATCTTTACTTCCTACACACAAAGCTTAAAGCAGCTACATTAGCAAGAGATACATGCAGGTGGTTTCTTCATTACTTACCTATAACAGAACCATTAAGGAAAAGTGCAACTCCAAACAGGACACCAATGCAGAGAGCAAGAATAAAAGGCCGCCGGCGGCCCCAGCTCAGTGTGCAGCGATCACTAGCTGAACCTATAAGCGGAGTGAAGATCAAGCCCAGGATGGGGCTAAGGAACCAAGTGAGGCTGTAGTATTGTTCAGGAAGAcctaaaacaaagagaaaaaaaatcatttaaaggTTATGTGGTGCACAGCAAATCTTTTGCTTTATAGGCAGAACTTTGTTATACTTTTGAGAACTGTAAATTGATCAGTAATTTACATACAGCAAACTCTTTCCTAAATGAACATGGCAGTTAGAAAACCAGCTAAGAAGGTCATAGATCATTTAACCTTTTGAATACCTGGGCTGTAGGAGGGCAACAATAGATATAATCAAGCTACTGAAATCAAAGTTAAAAAGTGATAGAGAGCAGCAAAATCATTAGTCTAAATTAGTTACTACTGTCAAAAAAATTACACTTGAATAGAGTTGCTGAATTGGTGAATTTTCCTGAGTgtcctggatttttttttgataGAGGTGTCAGTGAGGATGGCTTCTGTGAAGATGTAGCAGCCAAGGTCTGCTGTGTAAAAGCCAAATAGCTTTGCTGCATCCTCTTATCTGCATGCAGACTATAAAAACAAAGATCTTTGAGAtgcctggaaagctgcctggttgtTGTACACAGACGTCCCCTTCTCAGCAAAGCTTCTAGCATTCGACAGGAGCTGGACTCTGTAGTGGCACTGGCCAGCTAATACACAACCATGAAGAGTCACTAAAGGGTTAATGGACTGAAAAAACGATGGTCAGAATGTGACTGTCGTATCAAATGTCCTATTTCTAGGCACAAAAATGTCTATCCATAGGATCACTGGATCTGTGGAATATTTACCTAGGAAAAAAGCTCGTGCTAAATAACAactgccagagaaggacagaaCGCCCAAAGTTTTGCGTTAGCCCTCCCAAGCACGGAGAGCAATGGCCTGCAGATGGCAGACTGGCTCAGAAGAGCAGCGACACTCGGGTCCTTGGAGACTTGCCTACCTCTCGGTTTATCAGCACAAATCAGGTAACCATGTTTCTTAGTAAAGTAATAATAACAAACCAATCAATTGATTACAGTCCAACTGGTGTCAAGACTTACACAAAAGTCAGTGTCTTTACCCCAGGAAGGAAAACCATTCATTACTGGAAACCACGCATCGGGGGCAGGAGTAGTATTTGACCTTTGCCGGCGAGATCAACCCGTACCTTGCACTCCATGTTCAGCACATGGAGGCATCCATTACCAAGCAGGATTATACCAATCTCTGCTCAAAATAGCCTGTGCTGCAAATTTGGAAGTCTAATCTCCTGCTGTTTAAAGCACCATCAAATCTTGACTAACAACACTAATTCCTTCCGTGAGATAAATCAGATTTTCCCAAGACTGTTGCATGCTCTGCAGTGATGCTGAGATTAGATTACAGGAAAATAAGCTAATTTTTGCCACAAGTAACCAACTCCATCATCAGTATTCAAAATCCCAGTCTGAGGCCACATTTTATGTGATTTGACCTAACAACCTAACAGCCTCAGCTGCCTTGGTAAGTACAGACTTATTGGAAGAGACTTGCCTCTTCTGAACCTGCTTGACCTGTTTTGTACAAATATGCCCATGAACACCCTGCCAGGGGATGGCATCGTGGTTTAGCCATCTTTCCTTCATACAGGCAACTAAAGCTC from Pogoniulus pusillus isolate bPogPus1 chromosome 14, bPogPus1.pri, whole genome shotgun sequence includes:
- the SLC45A4 gene encoding solute carrier family 45 member 4 — translated: MKMAPQNADSESMQVQDLPVAQLQKPENKESESREETISEGSIDRIPIRLWVMHGAVMFGREFCYAMETALVTPVLLQIGLPEQYYSLTWFLSPILGLIFTPLIGSASDRCTLSWGRRRPFILALCIGVLFGVALFLNGSVIGLAIGDVPDKQPIGIVLTVLGVVVLDFCADATEGPIRAYLLDVVDSEEQDMALNIHAFSAGLGGAIGYMLGGLDWTQTFLGGIFKSQEQVLFFFAAIIFSVSVALHLFSIEEEQYNPQQDRTDDGDDTLSSVKFSGSLPPLNRLNVISEEEPYGASMFHDDVQSEHDLNMEFLEVNIVRSKSDSVLHMPDATLEIESELLFLHDIEPSIFQDASYPNTPHNTSQEIMKSKLNHLSAFLRDNEKEEEMLLDNRLNEDKVPNLNGSLPKEFLNGHATIGMKQSSTSNSMRRRRHMFYRQPSYTFSYYGKIGSHRYRFRRANAIVLIKSSRSMNDIYDMQKRQRQRYRHRNQSGTTNSSGDTESEEGETETTVRLLWLSMLKMPKELLRLCVCHLLTWFSIIAEAVFYTDFMGQVIFQGDPKAPSNSTELHAYNAGVQMGCWGLVIYAATAAVCSALLQKYLDNYDLSIKVIYILGTLGFSLGTAVMAIFPNVYVTMIMISTMGIVSMSISYCPYALLGQYHDIKEYIHHSPGNSKRGFGIDCAILSCQVYISQILVASALGGVVDAVGTVRVIPMVASVGSFLGFLTATFLVIYPEVNEEPKEEQKGLGPPETAEGNGISAEKPTVLKLTRKGAAASELDSESAV